One genomic region from Anabaena sp. PCC 7108 encodes:
- a CDS encoding tetratricopeptide repeat protein — MPKHLRLISLLVVCSLWNMPKAVHAQALIPHTLQLDTAKLEKQGLSLAQEAAQLAQFQQIDLALPRARLATQLLPENDKVWLLLGGLHLQMKEFDAAIAALQKAQTLNPKNADILFALGSANFQKQNYQASIANYQMGLTLKPNDPEGLFDLGNAYYMLGRLPDAIAQFDQAVSQDKKFWPAINNIGLIKYEQGDAQGAIKQWQEAVAIDKQAAEPLLALAVALYTKGDTQQGLAMGVAALRIDQRYADLDFLKQNLWGERLLSDTKNFLELPSIQAGLGIVEDSAEPTQQPTK; from the coding sequence GTGCCAAAACACCTTCGTTTGATTTCTCTTCTAGTTGTCTGTAGTTTGTGGAATATGCCAAAAGCAGTCCACGCACAGGCATTAATACCTCATACGCTGCAACTTGATACAGCCAAGTTGGAGAAGCAGGGGTTGAGCTTGGCTCAAGAAGCTGCTCAATTAGCACAGTTTCAGCAAATTGATTTGGCTTTGCCACGAGCGCGGTTGGCTACTCAATTGCTTCCTGAAAATGATAAAGTCTGGTTGCTCTTGGGTGGTTTGCATTTGCAAATGAAAGAGTTTGATGCAGCGATCGCTGCTTTACAAAAAGCTCAAACCCTCAATCCCAAAAATGCTGATATTCTATTTGCTTTGGGTTCAGCTAACTTCCAGAAACAAAATTATCAGGCATCTATAGCCAATTACCAAATGGGGTTGACCTTAAAACCCAATGACCCAGAAGGTTTATTTGATTTGGGTAATGCTTATTATATGTTGGGTCGGTTGCCTGATGCGATCGCTCAATTTGATCAAGCTGTCTCCCAAGACAAAAAGTTCTGGCCAGCCATTAATAATATTGGCTTAATCAAATACGAACAAGGTGATGCTCAAGGTGCAATTAAACAATGGCAAGAGGCAGTTGCTATTGATAAGCAAGCCGCAGAACCTTTATTAGCACTTGCTGTGGCTTTATATACTAAAGGCGATACTCAACAAGGACTAGCAATGGGCGTAGCGGCACTCCGTATCGATCAGCGCTATGCTGATTTAGATTTTCTTAAGCAAAACCTTTGGGGTGAACGCCTACTGTCTGATACAAAAAATTTCCTAGAATTACCCAGCATTCAAGCAGGTCTAGGAATAGTGGAAGACTCCGCAGAGCCAACACAACAGCCGACAAAATAG
- a CDS encoding efflux RND transporter periplasmic adaptor subunit, which translates to MTIDTSDPSKPIDSSLSLPELKRTKGRNHWLPWLIFLGLMGGVSYLAYFQFIVIPSQQAQRRVVTRPVQRQSLSITVAANGTVKPERSINLSPKNSGILKKLLVKEGDIVQQGQIVAYMDDSNLQGQLTSAKGQIAQAEANLQKLIAGNRPEDIAQSQAQLDEALANLRKIEAGNRSQDIAQAQARLKSAQANFSKAEDDFRRNQQLFNSGGISLQTVNQKLADRDSAQAQVNEAQQALALQKAGSRPEDIQQARAVVQQRQQALALQKAGTRPEDIDQARAQMMSARGSLQNVQSDINDTIIRAPFEGVVTKKYADPGAFVTPTTASSSVSSATSSSILSLASTNEVVCNLAETNISKIQIGQEVTIKADAYPGKTFTGKVSQIAAQAIVEQNVTSFEVRVSLSDPQKLLRSGMNVSADFQVGKLEDVLVVPTASVVRRQRSTGVYVTGADGKPVFTRIKTGVTVNNFTEIKSGLTGDEKVLLSFPSGSRPQSTPRGGVFPGLGGGGGGGGRSRRGGS; encoded by the coding sequence ATGACAATTGATACATCTGATCCATCAAAACCTATAGATTCATCTTTATCACTTCCCGAACTCAAGAGAACAAAAGGCAGAAATCATTGGCTACCCTGGCTAATCTTCCTTGGTTTGATGGGTGGAGTTAGCTACCTAGCTTATTTCCAGTTTATAGTTATTCCTAGTCAACAAGCACAACGTCGTGTTGTTACCCGGCCTGTACAAAGACAAAGCTTATCCATCACAGTTGCTGCCAATGGCACAGTCAAGCCTGAGAGATCAATCAACCTCAGTCCTAAAAATTCAGGTATCCTCAAAAAACTGCTGGTTAAAGAAGGCGATATAGTCCAACAAGGACAGATTGTAGCTTACATGGATGATTCCAACCTGCAAGGGCAACTTACCTCTGCTAAAGGGCAAATAGCCCAAGCTGAGGCGAATCTACAAAAGTTGATCGCAGGTAATCGCCCTGAAGATATTGCTCAATCACAGGCACAACTGGATGAAGCTCTAGCAAATTTACGAAAAATAGAAGCAGGTAATCGTTCCCAAGATATTGCCCAAGCACAGGCACGTTTAAAAAGCGCTCAGGCTAATTTCAGTAAAGCTGAAGATGATTTTCGACGGAATCAACAACTTTTCAATTCAGGCGGAATTTCTTTGCAAACTGTTAACCAAAAATTAGCAGATCGTGATAGCGCCCAAGCTCAAGTAAATGAAGCCCAACAAGCACTAGCTTTACAAAAAGCAGGATCACGTCCAGAAGATATTCAACAAGCACGGGCTGTAGTCCAACAGAGACAGCAAGCACTGGCATTACAAAAAGCAGGAACACGTCCAGAAGATATTGACCAAGCTCGCGCTCAGATGATGTCGGCTCGTGGCTCTCTCCAAAATGTCCAATCCGACATCAATGACACAATAATTCGCGCTCCCTTTGAGGGTGTGGTGACGAAAAAATACGCTGATCCTGGTGCTTTCGTGACTCCCACAACTGCCAGTAGTTCTGTATCTTCTGCTACTTCTTCCTCTATTTTGTCTCTAGCTTCTACCAATGAAGTTGTCTGCAATTTAGCCGAAACCAATATTTCCAAAATCCAAATTGGTCAAGAAGTCACAATTAAAGCAGATGCCTACCCAGGAAAAACCTTTACAGGGAAAGTCAGTCAAATTGCTGCTCAAGCCATAGTTGAGCAAAATGTTACCAGTTTTGAAGTTAGAGTCTCACTCTCAGACCCTCAAAAATTACTCCGGTCTGGGATGAACGTGTCAGCAGATTTTCAAGTCGGTAAATTGGAAGATGTCTTAGTAGTACCAACAGCCTCGGTAGTACGCCGACAAAGGTCAACTGGTGTGTATGTAACGGGCGCGGACGGCAAACCTGTATTTACTCGCATTAAAACTGGTGTGACAGTAAATAATTTTACGGAAATCAAATCTGGATTAACAGGAGACGAGAAAGTATTGCTCAGTTTCCCTTCAGGTTCACGACCACAATCAACACCAAGAGGAGGAGTTTTTCCTGGTCTAGGAGGCGGTGGTGGTGGTGGCGGTCGTTCCAGACGCGGTGGTTCTTAG
- a CDS encoding ABC transporter permease, translating to MAKAYYANKAKNTRTVPLLEIFLMAVETLWSNKLRTGLTMLGVIIGISSVIAITSIGQGVQKGVEQQIQALGTDVLQIFAGAARSGNVRQGLGSSSTLTWEDAKAIATQAPSAELVSAYLQQNAQVVYAGQNTSTTIIGTDLNYPEVRNTHPQQGRYFTQEELDNAAQFAIIGPTVQQTLFTQSSNIIGEKIRIQGEAYEVIGVMEPKGSQGRTDRDDQIFIPLTSMSKRLVGNNALVGVSVNGILVKSANQEQLEAAQFQVTNLLRLRHNIYPPQADDFRLTNQADIVDTFTGVVGLFTVMIVAIAGISLVVGGIGIANIMLVSVVERTREIGIRKAVGATNSAILNQFLAEAIVISISGGSIGISSGIIIAFIAATIFKFPFIISFLSIIVGFALSLSVGLVAGVIPARNAAKLDPINALRSD from the coding sequence ATGGCTAAAGCTTATTACGCAAATAAAGCGAAGAATACCCGCACCGTTCCATTGCTGGAAATATTTTTAATGGCGGTAGAGACACTGTGGAGTAACAAATTACGCACAGGATTAACGATGTTGGGGGTAATTATTGGCATTTCTTCAGTTATTGCCATTACTTCAATTGGTCAGGGAGTGCAAAAGGGAGTTGAGCAACAGATTCAAGCTTTGGGTACAGATGTGCTACAAATCTTTGCTGGTGCAGCCAGAAGTGGGAATGTGAGACAAGGATTAGGCTCTAGTAGTACCTTAACTTGGGAGGATGCCAAAGCGATCGCTACACAAGCACCATCAGCTGAACTTGTCTCTGCTTATCTACAACAGAATGCACAAGTTGTTTATGCAGGACAGAACACATCCACAACAATTATCGGCACAGATTTAAACTACCCAGAAGTCAGAAATACCCACCCTCAACAGGGGAGATATTTTACTCAAGAAGAGCTAGATAATGCTGCCCAATTTGCCATTATTGGACCGACAGTTCAACAAACACTGTTTACTCAAAGTAGTAATATCATCGGTGAAAAAATTCGCATTCAGGGAGAGGCTTATGAAGTGATTGGAGTGATGGAACCGAAAGGTTCTCAAGGAAGAACAGACCGAGATGACCAAATTTTCATCCCTCTAACTAGTATGTCCAAACGACTAGTTGGTAATAATGCTTTGGTAGGCGTTTCTGTAAATGGAATTTTAGTTAAATCTGCTAATCAAGAACAGTTGGAAGCTGCACAATTTCAAGTTACCAATCTCTTACGTCTGCGTCATAATATTTATCCACCACAAGCTGATGATTTCCGATTAACCAACCAAGCTGATATTGTTGATACTTTCACTGGTGTTGTGGGTTTATTTACAGTAATGATAGTAGCAATAGCTGGAATTTCTTTAGTTGTAGGCGGGATTGGTATTGCCAACATTATGTTAGTTTCTGTTGTAGAAAGAACGCGAGAAATCGGTATTAGAAAAGCAGTTGGAGCGACTAATTCAGCCATCCTCAATCAATTTCTAGCCGAAGCAATCGTCATTTCCATTTCTGGAGGAAGCATTGGTATTAGCAGTGGCATTATCATTGCTTTTATAGCAGCAACTATATTTAAATTTCCGTTTATTATTTCTTTTTTATCAATTATCGTCGGCTTCGCACTTTCACTGAGCGTTGGCTTAGTAGCTGGAGTAATTCCCGCCAGAAATGCGGCTAAATTAGATCCCATAAATGCCCTAAGAAGCGATTAA
- a CDS encoding ABC transporter ATP-binding protein, with translation MTTMIWLESITKTYHLGEVDVPILKGIELSIEEGEYVSIMGASGSGKSTLMNILGCLDRPTGGNYIFEGRNLTTYDDDELAYIRNQRIGFVFQQFNLLARSTALENVMLPMVYANLPKPKRRIRALEALERVGLSDRIANRPSQLSGGQQQRVTIARALVNKPALVLADEPTGALDTETSYEVMNLLTELNQQGITIVIVTHEPDIAAQTQRIIRVQDGLIVS, from the coding sequence ATGACAACGATGATTTGGCTGGAATCTATTACTAAAACCTACCATTTAGGAGAAGTTGATGTTCCCATACTTAAAGGAATTGAACTATCAATTGAAGAAGGCGAATATGTCTCCATAATGGGTGCATCTGGCTCAGGTAAATCTACATTGATGAATATTTTAGGATGTTTAGATCGTCCCACGGGAGGAAATTATATTTTTGAAGGTAGAAACCTGACTACTTATGATGATGATGAATTGGCGTATATTCGCAATCAAAGAATAGGTTTTGTATTCCAACAGTTTAACCTTTTAGCACGTTCAACAGCTTTAGAAAATGTGATGTTACCGATGGTTTACGCTAATTTACCCAAGCCAAAACGCCGGATTAGGGCTTTGGAAGCTTTAGAAAGGGTTGGTTTAAGCGATCGCATTGCTAACCGTCCTAGTCAACTCTCTGGGGGTCAACAACAACGAGTTACGATCGCACGAGCTTTGGTTAACAAACCAGCATTAGTGTTAGCAGATGAACCCACAGGAGCTTTAGATACTGAAACTTCCTACGAGGTAATGAATTTACTCACAGAACTTAATCAGCAAGGAATCACAATTGTGATTGTTACTCACGAACCTGATATCGCTGCTCAAACACAAAGAATAATCCGAGTTCAAGATGGTTTAATTGTTAGTTAA
- a CDS encoding TolC family protein, protein MLFKVHSTWLGIAFALMPTLAIAATPPIYNLNPNPNPLLFPTRPEEVKIQENVPITLSQALEIAQRNNNELQVVKLELERSRSALKEAQAALFPNIGVNGRITNNGDGFINNSSSSSSTSFNGQAQINYDLYTSGNRQASIRAAEEQLRIDELEVENRLLEIRLNVTTEYYDLQQADEQVRINRSSVENSQASLRDAQALQLAGVGTKFDVLQAQVTLANSVQNLTNAISQQQIARRQLATRLSLPQSINITAADPVELAGLWQQPLEETIIQAFQNRPELQQFLAQRNISEQQRRQALSQLGPQISVNANYNLLDRYNDSVSISDGYSLGLQASLNLFDGGVARARAAQSKANMAIAETQFSNQRNQIRFDVEQYYLQLQSNLDNVQTSTVAITQAKEALSIARLRFQAGVGTQTEVISAENDLTISEGNRVTAILNYNRALANLQRASKQRIGNLP, encoded by the coding sequence ATGTTATTTAAAGTGCATTCTACCTGGTTGGGAATAGCTTTCGCTCTGATGCCGACTTTAGCGATTGCCGCAACTCCGCCAATTTATAACCTCAATCCCAATCCTAATCCTTTACTATTTCCTACCCGTCCAGAGGAAGTTAAAATTCAAGAAAATGTGCCAATTACCTTATCACAAGCTTTAGAAATTGCACAACGGAATAATAACGAATTACAGGTAGTAAAATTAGAATTAGAACGGAGTCGTTCTGCATTAAAAGAAGCTCAAGCAGCTTTATTTCCTAATATTGGTGTTAATGGTCGCATTACTAATAATGGTGATGGGTTTATTAACAATTCATCTTCATCATCTAGCACTTCTTTTAATGGTCAAGCACAAATTAATTATGATCTTTATACATCTGGCAATCGACAAGCTAGTATTAGAGCGGCTGAGGAACAATTAAGAATAGATGAATTAGAGGTTGAAAACCGATTATTAGAAATTCGGTTAAATGTCACGACTGAATATTATGATTTGCAACAAGCAGATGAACAAGTCAGAATTAATCGATCATCTGTAGAAAATTCCCAAGCTAGTTTGCGAGATGCTCAAGCTCTACAATTGGCCGGAGTAGGTACAAAATTTGATGTTTTGCAAGCTCAAGTAACTTTAGCAAATTCTGTCCAAAATTTAACTAATGCAATTTCACAACAACAAATTGCTCGTCGTCAATTAGCAACTCGGTTAAGTTTGCCACAGTCAATTAATATCACTGCGGCAGATCCTGTAGAATTAGCTGGTCTTTGGCAACAACCACTAGAAGAAACTATTATTCAAGCTTTTCAAAACCGTCCAGAATTACAACAGTTTTTGGCACAACGTAATATTAGTGAGCAACAGCGACGACAGGCACTTTCACAACTAGGTCCACAAATTAGTGTAAATGCCAACTACAATTTATTAGACCGTTATAACGACAGTGTTAGCATTAGTGATGGCTATTCGCTAGGACTTCAAGCCAGTCTAAATCTGTTTGATGGGGGTGTAGCAAGAGCGCGTGCGGCTCAATCAAAAGCTAATATGGCGATCGCAGAAACTCAATTTTCTAATCAGCGTAATCAAATCCGCTTTGATGTTGAACAATACTATTTGCAGTTACAGTCCAATTTGGATAATGTGCAAACTTCGACTGTGGCTATAACTCAAGCCAAGGAAGCTCTAAGTATAGCAAGGTTAAGGTTTCAAGCAGGTGTTGGTACTCAAACTGAGGTAATTTCTGCTGAAAATGACCTGACTATATCTGAAGGTAATCGAGTCACCGCTATTTTAAATTACAATCGCGCTTTGGCTAATTTACAAAGAGCCAGTAAACAGAGAATAGGGAATTTACCTTAA
- a CDS encoding sensor histidine kinase translates to MHLFYKLKFSPSQLVSMTVLLTLLLFIPQVWLNWQAFYNFNNITKQEFNLQRISDKITYLDEVLTMSARMNAATGNTFWEKRYRQFEPKLDIAIKEAIKLAPETYKDENAQKIDVANQQLVAMEYQSFDLVNKNQKQAAQQLLSSPKYETQKQIYADGVAKRNQNILLGLQLKVAEYRQRMIWAILGSTISLTILIPVWLLVLRLLQEYLKAKKNAQVALQETNCKLEMQVTARTERLKQKNIQLKKTLQELQQTQVQLIQTEKMSSLGQLVAGVAHEINNPVNFIYGNLIYVKEYTQNLLTLIKVYHQEYSHDNPKINILTEEIDLNFIIDDLPKILSSMTVGANRIREIVLSLRNFSRLDEAEMKPVDIHEGIDSTLLILQDILKGQQKQQEIAIIKQYQSLPLVECYAGGLNQVFMNILINAIDALRQQEIDTDKNMKQHFSSIIIHTQVKDKDNVSISIKDNGTGIREKVKNRLFEPFFTTKPVGKGTGLGLSISYQIIVDKHRGKIEYISEPGKGTEFLIEIPIQQIKPASTYTNRNTDAITTRE, encoded by the coding sequence ATGCACTTATTTTATAAGTTAAAATTTAGTCCTTCCCAGTTAGTAAGCATGACAGTATTGCTGACATTACTATTATTTATTCCACAAGTTTGGCTAAATTGGCAAGCATTTTATAACTTCAATAATATTACTAAACAAGAATTTAATCTACAAAGAATAAGTGATAAAATTACTTATTTAGATGAAGTATTAACCATGTCAGCTAGAATGAATGCAGCTACAGGTAATACTTTTTGGGAAAAACGATATCGCCAATTTGAACCTAAACTTGATATTGCCATTAAAGAAGCTATTAAACTGGCTCCTGAAACATATAAAGATGAAAATGCCCAAAAAATTGATGTTGCTAATCAGCAGTTAGTCGCAATGGAATATCAATCTTTTGATTTAGTTAATAAAAATCAAAAACAGGCTGCACAGCAATTATTATCCAGCCCCAAATATGAAACTCAGAAACAGATTTATGCTGATGGTGTTGCTAAAAGAAACCAGAATATCTTACTTGGGTTGCAACTGAAAGTTGCTGAGTATCGCCAAAGAATGATTTGGGCTATTTTAGGCTCTACTATAAGTTTAACAATACTTATCCCAGTATGGCTTTTAGTATTACGTTTATTGCAAGAATATTTAAAAGCTAAAAAAAATGCTCAAGTTGCCTTACAAGAAACTAATTGTAAGTTAGAAATGCAAGTCACGGCTAGAACGGAAAGATTAAAACAGAAAAATATTCAATTAAAAAAGACACTACAAGAACTACAGCAGACTCAAGTACAACTGATTCAAACTGAAAAAATGTCTTCACTAGGTCAGTTAGTCGCTGGTGTTGCACATGAGATTAATAATCCTGTAAATTTCATTTATGGCAACTTGATATACGTTAAGGAATACACTCAAAATTTACTAACTTTGATTAAAGTATACCATCAAGAATATTCTCATGACAATCCGAAAATAAATATTTTGACTGAGGAGATAGATTTGAATTTCATTATTGATGATCTACCTAAAATATTATCCTCAATGACAGTTGGTGCTAACCGTATCCGTGAGATTGTCTTAAGTTTACGGAACTTTTCTCGTCTTGATGAAGCGGAAATGAAACCTGTTGATATTCATGAAGGAATTGATAGCACGCTGTTAATTTTGCAAGATATTCTTAAAGGTCAGCAGAAACAGCAGGAAATTGCAATTATTAAACAATATCAAAGTTTACCTCTTGTTGAATGTTATGCAGGAGGATTAAATCAGGTATTTATGAATATACTCATTAATGCTATTGATGCTTTACGCCAACAGGAAATAGATACTGATAAAAATATGAAACAACACTTCAGTTCTATTATTATCCATACTCAAGTCAAAGATAAAGACAACGTAAGTATCAGTATTAAAGATAATGGTACTGGAATCAGGGAAAAAGTTAAAAATAGATTATTTGAACCGTTCTTTACTACTAAACCTGTAGGTAAAGGTACTGGATTAGGATTATCTATTAGTTACCAGATTATAGTAGATAAACATAGGGGAAAGATAGAGTATATTTCTGAACCTGGAAAGGGAACAGAATTTTTGATTGAGATTCCTATTCAGCAAATAAAGCCAGCAAGTACATACACGAACAGGAATACCGACGCAATCACTACAAGGGAGTAA
- a CDS encoding TetR/AcrR family transcriptional regulator: MARTPKITNEQILDAAREIFLEQGFGASTLDIAQKAGISEASIFKRFSTKEKLFFASMGISERPPWVQELDSLAGQGNLRQNLINLCLQTLEFHRQVMPRLMMLKACGNLLPETASMIKSKPIREVKIFTNFLAQEIEQGRLRPSDPKTIAMILLGSLMNYVFLEQMQPAEVIKTEEAIFVENLVDIVWQGIAPIED, from the coding sequence ATGGCACGCACACCAAAAATCACCAATGAGCAAATTTTAGATGCAGCCCGTGAAATCTTTCTCGAACAAGGGTTTGGTGCTTCGACCTTAGATATTGCTCAAAAAGCAGGAATTTCCGAAGCATCGATTTTCAAGCGATTCTCAACCAAAGAAAAACTATTTTTTGCGTCAATGGGAATTTCTGAAAGACCTCCTTGGGTGCAAGAACTTGATTCTTTAGCTGGTCAAGGAAATCTTAGGCAAAATCTCATTAATTTGTGTCTACAAACCTTAGAATTTCATCGTCAAGTGATGCCACGATTGATGATGCTAAAAGCGTGCGGTAATCTACTTCCAGAAACCGCAAGTATGATCAAGTCAAAACCTATCCGCGAGGTTAAAATATTTACTAACTTCCTAGCGCAAGAAATAGAACAAGGACGGCTGCGCCCCAGTGACCCTAAGACTATTGCTATGATATTGCTAGGCTCACTCATGAACTATGTTTTCTTAGAACAAATGCAACCTGCAGAAGTGATAAAAACAGAAGAAGCTATATTTGTCGAGAATCTTGTCGATATTGTTTGGCAAGGAATTGCACCGATTGAGGATTAA
- a CDS encoding efflux RND transporter periplasmic adaptor subunit — protein MTTHIEIPLIGKKIKYPFRWLIGLMASGILIVGTTTALQIANPENRKQDITKLTVPVTEKSVTVRITASGKVQPVQSVNISPKNPGIITDLDIEQGEKVQKGQIIALMDNSEIKMRILQFEANLEQAKAQLAESQAGSRPEEIAQGKARLAQAVAQLAIIREGNRSQEIDQAKAAVDSAKAQVELTQARVRRYQGLAKEGAISQDSLEQYISEDKRAKASLEEAQRRLSLQKVGSREEDIKRQEAVVTQEREALRQIENGSRPEQIAQLKASVAAARAQLKQQQVQLADTVIRAPFTGIVTQKYANIGAFVTPTTSASTSTSATSSSIVALARGLEVLAQVPEADIGRIKQRQQVEIVADAYPDQVFKGRVRLIAPEAVVEQGVTSFQVRVVIDIGADKLRSGLNVDVTFLGDRINDALTLPTVAILTENGKTGVLVPDANNKPQFQEITIGTQIKNETQVLEGVKQGDLIFVNPPKDYKIQKYKEEKN, from the coding sequence ATGACTACTCACATAGAAATTCCGCTGATAGGTAAAAAAATCAAGTACCCATTTCGCTGGTTAATCGGGTTGATGGCATCTGGTATTTTGATAGTTGGTACAACTACGGCCTTACAAATAGCGAATCCAGAAAACCGTAAACAAGACATTACTAAACTTACTGTTCCAGTTACAGAAAAAAGTGTTACTGTGCGGATTACTGCTAGTGGGAAAGTGCAACCAGTACAAAGCGTGAATATTAGTCCCAAAAATCCGGGAATTATCACTGACTTGGATATTGAACAGGGAGAAAAAGTTCAGAAAGGGCAAATTATTGCTCTTATGGATAACTCCGAGATTAAGATGCGAATTCTCCAATTTGAAGCTAATTTAGAACAGGCAAAAGCACAATTGGCGGAGAGTCAAGCCGGGAGTCGTCCTGAAGAAATTGCTCAAGGAAAAGCTCGTTTAGCCCAAGCCGTAGCCCAGTTAGCGATCATTAGGGAGGGGAATCGTTCTCAGGAAATTGATCAAGCTAAAGCTGCTGTAGACTCAGCTAAAGCCCAAGTAGAACTAACCCAAGCCAGAGTTAGACGTTATCAAGGATTAGCAAAAGAAGGGGCGATTTCTCAAGATTCCCTAGAACAATATATCAGTGAAGATAAGAGAGCAAAAGCTAGTTTAGAAGAAGCTCAAAGAAGATTATCTTTGCAAAAAGTAGGTAGCCGTGAAGAAGATATTAAAAGACAAGAAGCAGTAGTTACCCAAGAACGGGAAGCACTGCGACAGATAGAAAATGGTAGTCGTCCCGAACAAATTGCTCAACTTAAAGCCTCTGTAGCGGCTGCTAGGGCGCAATTAAAGCAGCAGCAAGTCCAGTTGGCAGATACCGTAATTCGCGCTCCTTTTACAGGGATTGTTACCCAAAAATATGCGAATATAGGGGCTTTTGTGACACCAACAACCTCAGCTTCGACGAGTACATCAGCAACTTCTAGTTCAATTGTGGCTTTAGCAAGGGGTTTAGAAGTTTTAGCTCAAGTTCCTGAAGCTGATATTGGCAGAATTAAGCAGAGACAGCAGGTAGAAATTGTCGCTGATGCTTATCCAGATCAAGTTTTTAAAGGCCGTGTACGTTTGATTGCTCCTGAAGCTGTGGTAGAGCAGGGTGTGACATCTTTTCAGGTGCGGGTGGTAATTGATATTGGAGCAGATAAACTGCGTTCTGGTTTAAATGTGGATGTCACGTTTTTGGGCGATCGCATAAACGATGCTTTAACTTTACCAACTGTAGCAATTCTCACTGAAAATGGCAAAACTGGTGTACTCGTACCAGATGCAAATAATAAACCCCAATTTCAAGAAATCACAATTGGAACACAAATAAAAAACGAAACACAAGTTTTAGAGGGAGTAAAACAGGGTGATTTGATATTTGTGAACCCACCCAAAGACTACAAAATTCAAAAATATAAAGAAGAGAAAAACTAA
- a CDS encoding ABC transporter permease: MNFLESMQMAAKTLLSNKLRSALTMLGIVIGNGSVIAMIGIGEGGQKFVANQLNSLGPNVLFVIPGNEETERIARDVTRTLVLEDANAIATQVPTIAATTAELNSRQVITYKNRNTDVNIIGTTPSFLKVRDFEVATGRFFTDIDMKRSNQVVVLGAKLKEKLFGNTNPVSQQIRIKNASFQVIGVLTAKGSNLGVSYDDSALVPILTSANRLVGRTSPYGLEVTYIVASAKDADSVDAAEFQITNLLRQRHKLVGEDDFTIRTQKDALQTVGQISGALTTMLTAIAGISLFVGGIGIMNIMLVSVTERTQEIGLRKAIGATEQDILLQFIIEAVIVSLVGGLVGTTVGVGCIILVSALTPLEASISVVSITMAVGISGGIGLFFGVVPARRAAQLDPIVALRSA, encoded by the coding sequence ATGAACTTCCTAGAAAGTATGCAAATGGCAGCTAAAACTTTGCTCTCTAACAAGTTACGTAGCGCCCTGACAATGTTAGGAATTGTAATTGGTAATGGTTCAGTAATTGCGATGATTGGCATTGGAGAAGGAGGACAAAAATTTGTAGCCAATCAACTAAATTCCTTGGGACCAAATGTTTTATTTGTCATTCCCGGTAACGAAGAAACCGAGCGAATTGCTAGAGATGTAACCAGAACTTTAGTTTTAGAAGATGCTAATGCGATCGCTACTCAAGTACCAACCATAGCAGCTACTACAGCCGAATTGAATAGCAGACAGGTAATTACTTATAAAAATAGAAATACTGATGTCAATATTATAGGTACAACTCCCAGCTTTTTAAAAGTGCGTGATTTTGAAGTAGCCACAGGAAGATTTTTCACCGACATAGATATGAAGCGCAGTAATCAAGTTGTGGTTTTAGGTGCAAAATTGAAAGAAAAACTTTTTGGTAATACTAATCCCGTTAGTCAGCAGATACGCATCAAAAATGCCAGCTTTCAAGTAATTGGAGTACTAACAGCTAAAGGTTCAAACTTAGGTGTAAGTTATGATGATTCAGCATTAGTCCCAATTCTCACATCAGCAAATCGTTTGGTGGGAAGAACTTCTCCCTATGGACTAGAAGTAACTTATATTGTCGCTTCTGCTAAAGATGCAGATAGTGTAGATGCAGCAGAGTTTCAAATTACCAATTTACTACGACAACGCCACAAACTTGTCGGTGAAGATGACTTTACTATTCGTACACAAAAAGATGCTTTGCAAACAGTAGGTCAAATTTCCGGTGCGTTGACAACCATGTTAACTGCAATTGCTGGGATTTCACTATTTGTCGGTGGTATTGGTATTATGAATATTATGCTCGTTTCTGTTACCGAACGTACCCAAGAAATTGGCTTAAGAAAAGCAATTGGTGCTACCGAACAAGATATTTTACTTCAGTTCATTATTGAAGCAGTAATTGTTTCTCTAGTTGGCGGTTTAGTTGGAACTACAGTTGGTGTTGGTTGCATAATTTTAGTATCAGCCCTAACTCCTTTAGAAGCGAGTATTTCCGTTGTTTCTATTACGATGGCTGTTGGTATTTCCGGGGGAATTGGTTTGTTTTTTGGCGTAGTTCCTGCCCGTCGTGCTGCTCAACTTGACCCAATTGTGGCATTAAGAAGTGCGTAA